ACGCGCTGCGCCTTCGGATACGCCCAAGATTACTGGGGATTTCTCTTCTTCAGCAGCAGCAAGAATCGCTTGAGTCCACTCAAGGTTATTGATGTTGTATTGACCAACTGCATATTTACCTTCGAGTGCTTTGTTCAACATGTCTGTCATAGATACTAATGGCATGGTTTCAATCCTCCTAGGGGTGTTGGGTTGTGTCTATGGTTTTTAGCCGAAATCACATACGGGCTTATTATACCACATCCCATGTCAAATACTAAACAAGCATTTGCAAAAATGCTGTGCTTTGCAGCACAGTTTTCATAGACACAGCATGATGACGTCCCCATTTCCAATATTCCCCGGATGTCTGACTGAAATACCTTGTATGCCCACCCGTAAACTCTCACAGCCTCACACGCAAAAAAATCCTGTATCTACAGGATTCAGCTGCACTTATTCGCAGTATCATTTCGAAGCTGCATATTGACTGCCACTCGCATTTCATCGATATCAAACGGTTTCGTAAAGTGCATGAGCGCTCCAAGATCCGTAGCTTCTTTGATCATGTCCAGTTCACCATAAGCCGTCATCATGATGACTTTGATATCCGGATCAATTTCCTTAATATGTTTCAGAATTTCCAGGCCATCCATGCCAGGAATCTTCATATCAAGCAGCACAAGATCAGGTTTGTCATTATTTACTATCTCCAGGGCGATCTTCCCATTAGGCGCTTGGAACGTATTATATCCTTCGCTGCTGAACACTTCCATTAACAGGATTCGAATACCGTTTTGGTCATCAACTATCAACACTTTTTTATTTTCCACTGAGTAACCTCCTAGAATTAGGAAAGCATGTACGTCTGAATCTGGATAACAATCCCATAGTCGTCATGATAAGTATTCTACCTTACCCATTGAAATCCTGCTTACATCCCAAAATGCCAAAAACCATTTTCGCTTAACTTTACGCACTAAAAAAGGATGCCCCTGGCACCCTTATCGGCTGCCAAGAACATCCATTTATTTATAACTTAATGATCAATACTTATTTCCCAGCGTTCTCCAGAGAAGCTTTTACAAACTCACGGAACAACGGCTGCGGACGGTTCGGACGGGAAGTGAATTCCGGGTGGAATTGTACTGCCAAGAACCATGGGTGTCCCGGAAGCTCCACGATCTCAACCAGACGTCCATCCGGGGATGTACCCGAGATTACCAGACCGGCTTTTTCGATCGCTTCACGATATTCATTGTTGAACTCATACCGGTGACGGTGTCTCTCATAGACCAACTCATCATCATAACAAGACATTGCCAGGGAACCTTCCTGAAGCTTACAAGGATACAGACCCAGACGCATTGTACCACCCAGGTTTTCGATATCTTTTTGTTCAGGCAACAGGTCGATTACCGGGAACTCTGTAGCCGGATTGATTTCGGAGCTGTTTGCTCCAGTCAAACCAACGATGGAACGTGCATATTCAATAACGGAAACCTGCATACCCAGGCAAATACCGAAGAACGGAATTT
Above is a window of Paenibacillus sp. E222 DNA encoding:
- a CDS encoding response regulator; the encoded protein is MENKKVLIVDDQNGIRILLMEVFSSEGYNTFQAPNGKIALEIVNNDKPDLVLLDMKIPGMDGLEILKHIKEIDPDIKVIMMTAYGELDMIKEATDLGALMHFTKPFDIDEMRVAVNMQLRNDTANKCS